Sequence from the Collinsella aerofaciens ATCC 25986 genome:
GCCAATACCTTTGCATTCTTTACGCGCAACCCGCGCGGCGGCAAGGCGAAAGATCTTGACATGGATGACGTGGCCGCCCTGCGCGAGCTTATGGCGCAAAATGATTTTGGCCCACTCGTGGCTCATGCCCCGTATACCTATAACCCCTGCTCAGCCAAAGAGCGGGCGCGCGAGTTTGCCCTGGAGGCCATGGCAGAGGACCTGCGGCGCATGGAGGCGCTGCCCGGCAACTACTACAACTTCCATCCCGGTGCGCATGTGGGGCAGGGCTCCGACGCCGGCATTCAGATGATCGTCGACACCCTGTGCCAGGTGATGTTTGAGGGGCAGCAGACGACGGTGCTGCTCGAGACCATGGCCGGCAAGGGCACCGAGGTGGGCCGCAGCTTTGAGGAGCTGGCGCTCATCATCGAGGGCGTTGCCGACAAGCGCCCCGAGCTGTCGGCCAAGTTGGGCGTTTGCCTGGACACCTGCCATGTGAATGACGCCGGCTATGACATCGTCCACGATCTTGACGGTGTGCTTGACGAGTTCGATCGTGTGGTGGGTATCGAACGCCTGCGCGCCGTGCATATCAATGACTCCAAGAATCCCTGCGGCGCCCATAAGGATCGCCACGAGTGTATCGGCAAGGGCTACCTGGGTAGTGAAGAGTTTGGCGGCGGTATGCAGGTTATGCAGAATATTGTATCGAATGGCCGCTTGCGCGCATTGCCATTCATTTTGGAGACACCGAACGAACTTGCAGGTTATGCGGCTGAAATCAAATTGTTAAGGTCATTGCAGCAGTGATGACTGTCATAAAGTGGAGTGCTCCATTCACGTTATGGGTTTGTTTCAATCAGTTTTCTAATTGCGGATTCTTCC
This genomic interval carries:
- a CDS encoding deoxyribonuclease IV — translated: MLTIGCHLSTTKGYRAMGETALSIGANTFAFFTRNPRGGKAKDLDMDDVAALRELMAQNDFGPLVAHAPYTYNPCSAKERAREFALEAMAEDLRRMEALPGNYYNFHPGAHVGQGSDAGIQMIVDTLCQVMFEGQQTTVLLETMAGKGTEVGRSFEELALIIEGVADKRPELSAKLGVCLDTCHVNDAGYDIVHDLDGVLDEFDRVVGIERLRAVHINDSKNPCGAHKDRHECIGKGYLGSEEFGGGMQVMQNIVSNGRLRALPFILETPNELAGYAAEIKLLRSLQQ